In a single window of the Vitis vinifera cultivar Pinot Noir 40024 chromosome 6, ASM3070453v1 genome:
- the LOC104879702 gene encoding uncharacterized protein LOC104879702: MRGKKFGDIRIQSPTRNSQQSAKNLRIPLGSRQDLSWQSGNGSGGMGCLDGYLDGDRDGHSQRFSFSQGLPSVESPSIKFQWENLLGQRANLGGNGKPTMVCASGYGADISRMDTENGYTQSCLMGMVPKSVSMVNERTRAFLPCPSDFGPTNISGHIDGRFSSSRGNLNVEFHKENNGRFSSPNMGSHKESVLMGDYACEAKLLGAEVDEDIRIPDSLPVRGLSARKLYEDLRIQGHSLTHKLSDRESYVDIQIQDHRLVHKLSTRESCENIQIQDHLIADKKMARELYKKEEKAMFYPSHRRTYHCYNEEEKSNFYSMDTSHHMMPLAQSEASSSVSKDDFHGPYKNGPTFPSDGFSRETNGEPFGWGGDGRMSGFRSPAKPELRPKRQVQFISTECKIWDHPCPELWRRERGDLGMVYDDEFYGRMANVWRDCDHQDFVRGSVIDSVVDRIDDTESSYSNYIKDSRLGDHHNSSQESPIHKYLDASKTQYGIRLDGEVLGSRGTCRQDSESMHQEKGYDFERDADPWPYEEKLPALDHDPASGVCPQLSLTLEEPGMYELSENCLKRKRSMDKKMGNHNPRSKLSSNRKTSTKICNLSNKSEGWASEDIGEIFWSKRLACSHSLRNLSGIQNRLSQPNKPGGKDTKKRLVPGPQNVHISCPVVRKHKSHKFLKRSLDGSHGSLHIEGVPLKTKVSAAINELPEGSEEFKQQVHSMFLKFVKLLNENPAQRRIYTEQGKASNLKCSICGSNSKEFMNTIGLVMHTIMSPKGGLRVQHLGLFKALCLLMGWNSDVTPNKPWVHQVLPAAESLALKEDLIIWPPVVIVHNSSIGNSDPDERMIVTIDMLVTILRDMGFDGGKTQICRGKPANQSIMVVRFNATFSGLQKAEKLHNMYAENQHGRAEFHQINFNNGKTSSCRENRKAQADKVEHVLYGYLGIAGDLDKLDFEAKERCVVKSKKEIWAIADVPLVNE; the protein is encoded by the exons ATGCGGGGGAAAAAGTTTGGTGACATTAGAATCCAGTCTCCTACTCGGAACTCCCAACAAAGTGCGAAAAATTTGCGGATTCCTTTGGGTTCGAGACAGGATTTGAGTTGGCAAAGTGGTAACGGTTCAGGGGGGATGGGATGTTTAGATGGTTACTTGGATGGAGATAGAGATGGGCATTCGCAGAGATTTTCATTTAGCCAGGGCTTGCCATCAGTTGAGTCCCCTTCCATAAAATTCCAGTGGGAAAATCTTTTGGGGCAACGTGCAAATTTGGGTGGTAATGGGAAACCTACCATGGTTTGTGCCAGTGGTTATGGTGCTGATATTTCTAGAATGGATACTGAAAATGGTTATACCCAAAGTTGCCTAATGGGAATGGTCCCGAAATCCGTGTCAATGGTAAATGAGAGGACAAGAGCCTTTTTGCCATGCCCATCAGATTTTGGTCCTACTAATATTTCTGGCCACATTGATGGGAGATTCTCATCCTCACGGGGAAATTTGAATGTTGAGTTTCACAAGGAGAATAATGGAAGATTCTCATCCCCAAATATGGGTTCTCACAAGGAGTCTGTACTAATGGGAGACTATGCATGTGAAGCAAAGTTATTGGGAGCAGAAGTTGATGAAGATATCCGTATTCCAGATTCCCTGCCTGTACGTGGGCTTTCAGCAAGAAAATTATATGAAGATCTTCGAATCCAAGGTCATTCACTTACCCATAAGCTATCTGATAGAGAATCATATGTAGATATTCAAATTCAAGATCACCGGCTTGTACATAAGCTATCAACAAGAGAATCATGTGAAAACATTCAAATTCAAGATCATCTGATTGCAGATAAAAAAATGGCAAGAGAATTATataagaaagaagagaaggCAATGTTCTATCCTAGTCATAGGCGGACTTATCATTGCTATAACGAAGAAGAGAAGTCAAATTTCTATTCAATGGATACTTCTCATCACATGATGCCCTTGGCTCAGTCCGAGGCCTCCTCCAGCGTTTCAAAGGATGATTTCCATGGGCCCTACAAGAATGGCCCAACCTTTCCTTCAGATGGATTCAGTCGTGAAACTAATGGTGAACCTTTTGGCTGGGGTGGGGATGGTCGAATGTCAGGTTTCAGATCTCCTGCAAAACCTGAACTCAGACCAAAGAGGCAGGTTCAGTTTATCTCAACAGAGTGCAAAATTTGGGACCATCCTTGCCCTGAATTATGGAGACGTGAGAGGGGTGATCTGGGTATGGTATATGATGATGAATTTTATGGAAGGATGGCAAATGTTTGGCGAGACTGCGACCATCAGGATTTTGTGAGAGGTAGTGTTATTGATTCTGTTGTAGACAGAATTGATGATACTGAAAGCTCATATAGCAATTATATAAAAGACAGTAGACTAGGGGACCATCACAATTCTTCACAAGAATCACCAATCCACAAATATCTTGACGCGAGCAAAACACAATATGGAATAAGGCTAGATGGGGAGGTTTTGGGTTCTAGAGGTACTTGTCGTCAAGACTCTGAAAGCATGCACCAAGAAAAAGGTTATGATTTTGAAAGAGATGCTGATCCTTGGccttatgaagaaaaattacCAGCTTTAGATCATGATCCAGCCTCTGGTGTTTGTCCCCAACTGAGTTTGACATTAGAGGAGCCAGGCATGTATGAACTTTCTGAAAATTGTCTTAAAAGAAAACGCAGTATGGACAAGAAAATGGGCAATCATAATCCCAGAAGCAAATTATCAAGCAATCGGAAAACATCCACCAAGATCTGTAACCTGAGCAACAAAAGTGAAGGATGGGCCAGTGAAGATATTGGTGAAATTTTTTGGTCAAAAAGGTTGGCTTGCAGCCACTCATTACGCAATCTGTCAGGCATCCAAAATCGCTTAAGTCAACCCAATAAACCTGGTGGTAAAGATACAAAGAAGCGATTGGTGCCTGGCCCTCAAAATGTTCATATTTCATGCCCTGTGGTTAGAAAACATAAATCACACAAATTCCTGAAGAGAAGTTTAGATGGCTCCCATGGAAGTCTTCATATTGAAGGGGTTCCTCTGAAGACTAAGGTGAGTGCTGCAATCAATGAACTTCCTGAAGGCTCTGAGGAATTCAAGCAGCAGGTGCATAGCATGTTTCTTAAGTTTGTTAAACTGCTGAATGAGAATCCCGCTCAAAGAAGAATATACACAGAGCAAGGAAAAGCTAGCAATTTAAAGTGCAGCATATGTGGCAG CAACTCCAAAGAGTTCATGAATACAATAGGCTTGGTGATGCATACCATCATGTCTCCCAAGGGTGGTCTCAGAGTGCAGCACTTGGGTTTATTCAAAGCACTTTGTTTGCTGATGGGATGGAACAGTGACGTGACACCTAACAAGCCATGGGTTCACCAGGTATTGCCTGCTGCTGAGTCCTTGGCTCTGAAGGAGGATCTCATTATCTGGCCTCCTGTTGTCATTGTCCACAACAGTTCCATAGGAAACAGTGATCCAGATGAGCGGATGATTGTAACCATTGATATGCTTGTGACCATTCTAAGAG ATATGGGCTTTGATGGGGGAAAGACCCAGATATGCCGAGGGAAACCTGCAAATCAGAGTATCATGGTGGTGAGGTTCAATGCAACCTTTTCTGGGTTGCAAAAGGCAGAGAAACTACACAATATGTATGCTGAGAATCAACATGGGAGAGCTGAGTTCCACCAGATCAATTTCAACAATGGCAAAACAAGCAGTTGCAGGGAAAATCGGAAGGCACAGGCAGACAAGGTGGAACATGTTTTATATGGCTACTTGGGAATTGCAGGTGACTTGGATAAACTTGATTTTGAGGCAAAGGAACGATGTGTGGTGAAAAGCAAGAAGGAGATCTGGGCCATTGCTGATGTCCCTCTTGTAAATGAATGA
- the LOC104879701 gene encoding pleiotropic drug resistance protein 2, with product MCFTYFSMYGMMVTALTPDYQIADIVSSFFSNFWNLFSGFLIPRPLIPIWWRWYYWASPVAWTIYGIFASQVGDITSEAEITGRSPRPVNEFIKDELGLDHDFLVPVVFSHVGWVFLFFIMFAYGIKFIKFQR from the exons ATGTGCTTTACCTACTTCTCAATGTATGGGATGATGGTTACTGCTCTCACTCCCGACTATCAAATTGCTGATATTGTTAGTTCCTTCTTCTCGAATTTCTGGAACTTGTTCTCTGGTTTCCTCATCCCCAGGCCA CTAATCCCAATATGGTGGAGATGGTACTACTGGGCTTCTCCAGTTGCTTGGACAATCTACGGCATTTTCGCATCTCAAGTGGGTGACATTACATCTGAAGCTGAAATAACTGGAAGGAGTCCAAGGCCAGTGAATGAATTCATCAAAGACGAATTGGGTCTTGATCATGACTTCCTTGTACCTGTAGTTTTTTCTCATGTGGGTTGGGtcttcctcttcttcatcaTGTTTGCCTATGGCATCAAGTTCATTAAGTTCCAGAGGTGA